The following are encoded in a window of Cupriavidus oxalaticus genomic DNA:
- a CDS encoding transposase, whose product MARLPRFSPAGLPALVLQRGNNRQDVFLGPDDYLHYLDCLRMAAREHDLAVHAYALRPNHVHLVATPKGPDSLSLTMQAVGRRYARYFNRVANRTGTLWEGRFRSAVFEPAPWMLPAMLYVEGNALRAGEVSTPEADRWSSYRHHAGIEASPFVSDHSAYWELGNTPFERQSNYRMLTAEGLSGRTLQTLRSHAHSGWPLGDEAFLAQLERGATRRVQPLPKGRPKKVQTPSRQVTPAAQK is encoded by the coding sequence ATGGCCCGCCTCCCCCGTTTCTCCCCCGCCGGACTTCCTGCCTTGGTGTTGCAGCGCGGCAACAATCGCCAGGACGTCTTCCTGGGCCCGGACGACTACCTGCACTACCTCGACTGCCTGCGCATGGCCGCGCGCGAGCATGACCTGGCGGTCCACGCCTACGCGCTGCGGCCCAATCATGTCCACCTTGTGGCGACCCCCAAGGGGCCAGATTCCCTGAGCCTGACCATGCAGGCGGTCGGACGCCGCTATGCGCGCTATTTCAATCGCGTGGCCAATCGCACCGGCACGCTGTGGGAAGGACGCTTCCGCTCCGCGGTATTCGAACCGGCGCCATGGATGCTGCCGGCCATGCTGTATGTCGAGGGCAATGCGCTGCGCGCGGGGGAGGTGTCGACCCCCGAGGCGGACCGCTGGAGCAGCTACCGCCATCACGCAGGCATCGAGGCGAGCCCGTTTGTGAGCGACCACTCTGCGTATTGGGAGCTGGGCAATACCCCGTTCGAGCGCCAGTCGAACTACCGCATGCTGACCGCCGAGGGGCTTTCCGGCCGCACGCTGCAGACCCTTCGAAGCCACGCCCACAGCGGCTGGCCTCTGGGGGACGAGGCATTCCTGGCGCAACTCGAGCGTGGGGCAACCCGACGTGTCCAGCCGCTTCCGAAGGGACGCCCCAAAAAGGTGCAGACACCATCCCGGCAGGTGACGCCAGCCGCGCAAAAATAA